The following are encoded together in the Fundulus heteroclitus isolate FHET01 unplaced genomic scaffold, MU-UCD_Fhet_4.1 scaffold_43, whole genome shotgun sequence genome:
- the LOC118560416 gene encoding NACHT, LRR and PYD domains-containing protein 3-like → MDQCEDREEGVPPSKTTLCGEAESQSHAQRIPKTLTHKHQPEPEPSCVSFKSDRSKGRFIDFKSSGPESSERVDQQNSEVPRGPSARQHQTHLDSIFMLLEDNIVTFVKKELKKIQKVLSPDDPDCSESQRDDDEVLEGKDEEQRKSSREALMKITLNFLRRMKQEELADRLQSKHLAAVQHQLKSGLKEKFQCVFEGIAKAGSPTLLNQIYTELYITEGGTGEVNDEHEVRQIETASRKPHRPETTIRQEDIFKVPPGREQPIRTVMTKGVAGIGKTVLTQKFTLDWAEGKDHQNIHFIFPFTFRELNVLKERKFSLVDLVHHFFTKTKGICSFEHFQVLFIFDGLDESRLPLDFQNQEILTDATESTSVDVLLTNLIRGKLLPSAHLWITTRPAAANQIPPECVGMVTEVRGFTDPQKEEYFRKRFRDEEQARRIISHMKTSRSLHIMCHIPVFCWITATVLEDVLETREGGELPSTLTDMYIHFLVVQTKVKKVKYDGGAETDPHWSPESRKMIESLGKLAFDQLQKGNLIFYESDLTECGIDIRAASVYSGVFTQIFREERGLYQNKVFCFVHLSLQEFLAALYVHLTFINSGVNLMEETQTSMWSSFFKPKLKSLHQRAVDQALQSPNGHLDLFLRFLLGLSLQTNQRLLQGLLTQTGSSLQTNQETVKYIKKKISENVSAEKSINLFHCLNELKDRSLVEEIQQSLSSGSLSTDELSPAQWSALGFILVSSAEDLDVFDLKKFSASEEVLLRLLPVVKASNKALLSGCNLSKRSCEALSSVLSSQSSSLRELDLSNNNLQDSGVKLLSAGLESPNCRLETLRLSGCNLSERSCEALSSVLSSQSSSLRELDLSNNNLQDSGVKLLSAGLESPNCRLETLSLSGCLVSEEGCASLKSALSSNPSHLKELDLSYNHPGDSGVNLLSAGLQDPCWRLEALRVEPAGVRWLTPGLRKYSCQLTIDTNTVSRELKLSEDNRKVTYVMMELQSYPDHPDRFLVPQLLCRTGLTGRCYWEVEWRGGVYISVSYRRIRRNGGGGDCWFGFNDQSWSLSCSDRHGYSVWHNNRETSISSSSVSNRVAVYVDCPAGILSFYRVSSDSLIHLHTFNTTFTEPLLPGFG, encoded by the exons atggatcagtgtgaggacagagaggagggagtccctccctctaaaaccactctgtgtggggaagctgagagccagagccacgctcagag gaTTCCTAAGACACTGACACATAAacatcaaccagaaccagaacccagctgtgtgtcctttaagagcgACAGGTCAAAGGGTCGTTTTATTGACTTCAAATCTTCAGGACCTGaatcctcagagag agtggaccagcagaactcagaggttcccagaggtccgtctgcccggcagcatcaaacccacctggactccatatttatg ctgctggaggacaacattgtcacttttgtgaagaaggagctgaagaagatccagaaggttctgagtccagatgacccagactgctcagagagtcagagagatgatgaCGAGGTGTTGGAAGGtaaggatgaagagcagaggaagagcagcagagaagcactgatgaagatcactctgaacttcctgaggaggatgaagcaggaggagctggctgaccgtctgcagagca aaCATCTTGCTGCAGTTCAACATCaacttaaatctggtctgaaggagaagttccagtgtgtgtttgaggggatcgctaaagcaggaagtccaacccttctgaaccagatctacacagagctctacatcacagagggagggactggagaggtcaatgatgaacatgaggtcagacagattgaaacagcatccaggaaaccacacagaccagaaacaaccatcagacaagaagacatctttaaagtcccacctggaagagaacaaccaatcaggacagtgatgacaaagggagtggctggcattgggaaaacagtcttaacccagaagttcactctggactgggctgaaggcAAAGaccaccagaacatccacttcatatttccattcaccttcagagagctgaatgtgctgaaagagagaaagttcagcttggtggaccttgttcatcacttctttactaaAACCAAaggaatctgcagctttgaacacttccaggttctgttcatctttgatggtctggatgagagtcgacttcctctggacttccagaaccaggagatcctgactgatgctacagagtccacctcagtggatgttctgctgacaaacctcatcagggggaaactgcttccctctgctcacctctggataaccacacgacctgcagcagccaatcagatccctcctgagtgtgttggcatggtgacagaggtcagagggttcactgacccacagaaggaggagtacttcagaaagagattcagagatgaggagcaggccaggaggatcatctcccacatgaagacatcaagaagcctccacatcatgtgccacatcccagtcttctgctggatcactgctacggttctggaggacgtgttggagaccagagagggaggagagctgcccagcaccctgactgacatgtacatccacttcctggtggttcagaccaaagtgaagaaggtcaagtatgatggaggagctgaaacagatccacactggagtccagagagcaggaagatgattgagtctctgggaaaactggcttttgatcagctgcagaaaggaaacctgatcttctatgaatcagacctgacagagtgtggcatcgatatcagagcagcctcagtgtactcaggagtgttcacacagatctttagagaggagagagggctgtaccagaacaaggtgttctgcttcgtccatctgagtCTTCAGGAGTTTTTGGCTGCTCTTTATGTTCATCTGACCTTTATCAACTCTGGTGtcaacctgatggaagaaacacaaacatctatgTGGTCTTCATTTTTTAAACCTAAACTAAAGTCTCTTCACCAGAGagctgttgatcaggccttgcagagtccaaatggacacctggacttgttcctccggttcctcctgggactttcactgcagaccaatcagagactcctacaaggtctgctgacacagacaggaagtagcttacagaccaatcaggaaacagttAAGTACATCAAGAAGAagatcagtgagaatgtgtctgcagagaaaagcatcaatctgttccactgtctgaatgaactgaaggatcgttctctagtggaggagatccaacagtctctgagttcaggaagtctctccacagatgaactgtctcctgctcagtggtcagctctgggtttcatcttagtgtcatcagcagaagatctggatgtgtttgacctgaagaaattctctgcttcagaggaggttcttctgaggctgctgccagtggttaaagcctccaacaaagctct actgagtggctgtaacctctcaaagagaagctgtgaagctctgtcctcagttctcagctcccagtcctccagtctcagagaactggacctgagtaacaacaacctgcaggattcaggagtgaagcttctctctgctggactggagagtccaaactgcagactggaaactctcag actgagtggctgtaacctctcagagagaagctgtgaagctctgtcctcagttctcagctcccagtcctccagtctcagagaactggacctgagtaacaacaacctgcaggattcaggagtgaagcttctctctgctggactggagagtccaaactgcagactggaaactctcag cttgtcaggctgtctggtctcagaggaaggctgtgcttctctgaaatcagctctgagctccaacccctcccatctgaaagagttggacctgagctacaatcatccaggagactcaggagtgAATCTGCTGTCAGCTGGACTGCAGGATCCATGCTGGAGACTGGAAGCTCTCAG ggtggagcctgctggagtccgatggttgacaccaggtctgaggaagt attcctgtcaactcacaatcgacacaaacacagtgagcagagaactcaaactgtctgaagacaacaggaaggtgacatatGTGATGATggagcttcagtcatatcctgatcatccagacagatttcttgttcctcagctgctgtgtagaactggtctgactggtcgctgttactgggaggtcgagTGGAGAGGAGGAGTTTatatatcagtgagttacagaagaatcaggaggAATGGAGGCGGTGGAGATTGTTGGTTTGGATTTAATGATCAGTCCTGGAGTCTGAGCTGCTCTGATCGTCATGGTTACTCTGTCTGGCACAATAACAGAGAAACatctatctcctcctcctccgtctccaacagagtagcagtgtatgtggactgtcctgctggtattctgtccttctacagagtctcctctgactcactgatccacctccacaccttcaacaccacattcactgaacctctgcttcctggctttggg